The Pseudomonas sp. SCA2728.1_7 DNA segment CGGTTTGGCGATGCCAAGTACTACAACATTGCACTGGAAGCGGCGAAGGCGATGTCGGATGAAGCCCTGGACACGTTCAATCGCAGGCCGCGGTACAGCATCAGTTTCAGTTATCAGTTGTAGGGCCGGGAAGACATTCCAGCCCTGAGTCAAAACCAAAGTGGGAGCGAGCCTGCTCGCGATAGTGGTGGGTCAGCCAACAAGTCTGTCGACTGACACGCCGCCTTCGCGAGCAGGCTCGCTCCCACAGGTTTTGCGTGGTGCGGATCAGAACGCGTAACGCACCTTCGCGGTAAAACCGTCAGCATTGAAGCCGCTGGCTGTCACGTAGTTGTACGAACCGCCGACACTCCACGCACCCATCCGGTAGTTGGCGCCCAGGCCCAGTTCATAGCTGTCGCGCACCGGCGTGGTGCCGCGGCTGGTGAATGAGTCGCCGCCGAGTACGAACGATGATGAAGTCGTCACTTTGTCGCCAATCACGTCATGCCAGGCCATGACTTTCGCCTCAGGTTCGAGACTGCCGGTGCCGAGCGCAAAATCTGCGGCCAGGCGCGCACCGAAACCCAACTCACCGACTTCGTAACGCTGGCTGCCGACGTTCAGCGCTGCCGAACTGCCCTTCTCGCGATAGGAATCCATGCCCACGTTGGCGTAACGCGCACCGACCTGCGGCTCCAGCACCACCTCGGGCATCCACTGTACGGTGTAACCGGCCAGCGCCGAGACGCCAAATACATTGCTGTCGTAATCGCCCTTGGCGCGTGTGCCGGCGATGTAGCGCTTGGACTCGTTGTCATTCCAGCCGTACATCAGCGAGGTGTCGACGAACCAGTTGTCATGCGTCCAGTTGCTGTAGGCCGTCAGAGCGTGGCCGGTGACTTTGGTTTTGCTGCCGAGGTCGGATTTCACGTCGGTATCAAGGTAGCTGTAGGCCAGACCCAGCGTGGTGTCGGCGTTCAATTGACCATCGGCGCCCACGGCAATCCCGTGGCTGTCGGCATCATAGCCGGCAACGCCGCGGCGCTCGTCCTGATTGGCATCGCTGCTCAAGGCTTGCAGCCATACGCCTTTGTCGGTCGAACCGCTGGCGTGGCGCGCACGGCTGGAACGCTCAGTGATCACACCCGACACCAGCGTCTGACTGTTGGTGGCCGCGCGCAGCACGCCGCGGCTGACGTCCGGGCTGAGCGATTCGGACAGGCGCGCCAGTTCGACATCGGTGCCGGTATTGGCGAAGGCCTGGAACAGCGGATCCTGCTCGTCGATACGCGACATCACAGCCGACACGCGCCCTACAGACGTCGCCGCATTCTGACTGCCACCGACCGCCAGGGTGTTGTCGGCCAGCGTCTGGTCGGACTTGGCCGTCACTACCGTGGTGATGTCATTGCCTTGTACGCCGAAGCTCTTCACATCGAGCAAGGCAGAAGAAGAGGTCACGGTCAGGTTGCTGCCACCGAGCAGATTGCCCGAGCTGATCAAGGTGTAGCGCGTGCCGCCGGGCGTGACGCGGAAATCACTGGAGCGCGCCAGCAAACGCAGTTGCGCGCCCGGGGCGATATCGGTGGTGCCAGTGACCTTCAACACCGGCAGCGCTGGATGGGTGTCGTTGCCCAGGTACATCTCCAGCACCGAATTGGCTTCCTCCATGTCGAAGTCGCCCATGATGGTGGTGTGTGGGCGCACCAGGGTCAGCGTGCCTTCCTGGATCGTGACGTAACCGGACTTGATGAGCGAACCGTCAAAGATCGCATCGCCATCGATTTTCACCCCGGACAGCCCCAGCAGATCGCCCTTGACGGTGCCGCCCACGAAGTCGAAATAACTCTCGCCGTCATCCACCTGAACGGCCGCTGTGCCGCCTTCGATCAGGCCGTATAACTGGTAGATCCTGAAGGGATTGCCACCCACCACCTGATCACTCACGTGCACACCGATGGACTCGCCGGAAATCGTGCCGTTGTTGTACAGCATGGTGAGACTCTGGCTCGGCGAACGAGTGAAGCTGACCCCCTCCAGCGTGAGCGCCTCGGCATTGCTGCCAGTGGCGCGAATGGTGCCGTAGTTGCTCATCGCGCTCTGGACAGTGACACCGTCGAGCAACACCCCGACGGCATCCGTACCGCTGACATTGATGGTGCCCGTGCCGCTGTTGTTGAATCCGCTCGTATTGGTATGGACCAGCATCACGCCGCTGGCATTGCTGCCACTGACATT contains these protein-coding regions:
- a CDS encoding autotransporter outer membrane beta-barrel domain-containing protein; the protein is MNTARLRHSLLALSIAAATLHAGCAAADYHFDISSAPLNSNLLNTTNLVDVHGNLNATPVAAPGLTYGAQFMGLRARQLRNNDSIRIEGATNGVGFNIGASGAVATNITLGLINSGSIAVHGLTGSGSSTGISDVGSTLGSSVMNDGSINVSGSNASGVMLVHTNTSGFNNSGTGTINVSGTDAVGVLLDGVTVQSAMSNYGTIRATGSNAEALTLEGVSFTRSPSQSLTMLYNNGTISGESIGVHVSDQVVGGNPFRIYQLYGLIEGGTAAVQVDDGESYFDFVGGTVKGDLLGLSGVKIDGDAIFDGSLIKSGYVTIQEGTLTLVRPHTTIMGDFDMEEANSVLEMYLGNDTHPALPVLKVTGTTDIAPGAQLRLLARSSDFRVTPGGTRYTLISSGNLLGGSNLTVTSSSALLDVKSFGVQGNDITTVVTAKSDQTLADNTLAVGGSQNAATSVGRVSAVMSRIDEQDPLFQAFANTGTDVELARLSESLSPDVSRGVLRAATNSQTLVSGVITERSSRARHASGSTDKGVWLQALSSDANQDERRGVAGYDADSHGIAVGADGQLNADTTLGLAYSYLDTDVKSDLGSKTKVTGHALTAYSNWTHDNWFVDTSLMYGWNDNESKRYIAGTRAKGDYDSNVFGVSALAGYTVQWMPEVVLEPQVGARYANVGMDSYREKGSSAALNVGSQRYEVGELGFGARLAADFALGTGSLEPEAKVMAWHDVIGDKVTTSSSFVLGGDSFTSRGTTPVRDSYELGLGANYRMGAWSVGGSYNYVTASGFNADGFTAKVRYAF